The Nostoc cf. commune SO-36 genomic sequence AAGTCAAAAAGCGATCGCTTATAACGGGCTGGATGAGCCAAAACTGCCAATCCCCCAGCGTCATGAATAGCGGCAATCACGTTACTTGCCTGATATTCTTGCCCTGTAGTCGGCCTTCTTTGCAGGTAGGGTTTCATGCTAGGGTGGTCTGGTGCAAAAGCGTAAGCCAAAATGTGAACTTCTATATCCAGAAGGTTAGCATTGATTTCTACGCCACTCCACAGGTAAGGAGTTGTTGCACCAGGATTACTCCACTTCCAATCTTCTAACCAAGCAAGGGCCGCTTGATAGCCGAGAATGCCATGATGGTCAGTGATCGCCAATCCTTTTAGTCCAATAGCGATCGCCTGCTCCATCAATGCACTAAGCTGCAACTTGCCATCTGAGAAGACAGTGTGCATGTGAAAGTTGAATAACTTTGGACAACTATGTGCATCAATATTACGGAATACTTGCTTTAAAAGTTCTGCCGAAGTTGTAGTACGGGCCAAATTTACAGCCATAACCCCCTCTGAAGAAAAATATCTATCCTTAACACATCAAAATGCCACATATCTGGATGAGAAATAATCAACACTAAAAATTAGTATCGGTTGCTACTTTCTCAGCTTTCTCAGCAAATTTTTCAATATGTTAAGACTACGTTAGCAAATCTTAATCTCAGTGGTCATGGGTGATTTGCACTACTTCAATTTTAAGTAGTTGTAAATATTACATCCAAAGTTTTATAAATGTGCCTATAGCATCTATGTTAAATGGCTTAGAGAATAAAGGTTTAGTAGAGTAATTATCTATAATCAGCCGGAAATACAACTCTATATTGCGTATAAAAACTATTATCTATCTCAGTGATTACAACTTTTGTCTAACTAGTAATGAATTCAGCGATCGCACAAATAAGCAAATCCTATGAGTTTATAATAGGTTTCACAAAACTGGCGATCGCTTGTGAATTATACCCCTCGCGCAATTCCAAAAGAATCTCCCTTCAACGTGACCCCAAGGGGTTCTACCACCACCTCGCGGGAAACAGACGCTTCAACTCTCCCAGCAATCACAGCCCTTAGCTTATGTTCTCTTGCAAGCCTGACAATTTTCTCTGCATCCTGCTCTGACTCTGTATAGAATGCAAATCCTGCACCGTAATTGAACACAGAAAGAATCGTCTCGGCCCCGCCCTCAAGATGACTCTCAACAAATGTAAATATTTCTGGTACTGGGAGCATCGTTTCGATGATATATCGCAACGGCTTCACCGACCGCATCAGCTTTTGCCAGCCATGACCAGTGATATTCTCCATCGCTGTGGGACGAATTCCCTCGCCAAGGACTGCCTGTACAAGAGGCGTGTAGAGATACGACGCAGCATTCATCGCTTCCCAGAACTCTTGCCCACTGGGAAGTTTTGTTCTATAGCCATCAGGAAGCGACTCAGCAAGCTTTCGCAGTGGGGTAAAACCGTTCTCATGGGGGCCTGAACTTTCCACCAGAACAATAGTATTTCCGGCA encodes the following:
- a CDS encoding PHP domain-containing protein; this encodes MAVNLARTTTSAELLKQVFRNIDAHSCPKLFNFHMHTVFSDGKLQLSALMEQAIAIGLKGLAITDHHGILGYQAALAWLEDWKWSNPGATTPYLWSGVEINANLLDIEVHILAYAFAPDHPSMKPYLQRRPTTGQEYQASNVIAAIHDAGGLAVLAHPARYKRSLFDLIPAASQKGIDGVETFYAYNNPNPWKPSVLESEQVQKLADEYFLLNTCGTDTHGLSLLQRL